A single Bacillus sp. HMF5848 DNA region contains:
- a CDS encoding diguanylate cyclase, protein MMCKTKWLLHIFIFLIMLSVSPEAVQGSTLPKGTFDATSWDFEQDGLLRLQSEWELYPSQLIEPDAFVNGTVSSTPIYITTPTDLTSIVHEGERFPADGYGTLHLKVKLDQLKEIYGLKNLYMSSSYKVWVNGELLQTAGQVARTKENYKPSYMPMVAMFKTDEEIIDIVVHISNFHHRRVRLSTFYLGTADAINDLTNKGTVKDSVLFGSLVLISLYHFILYVLRRNEKVFLYFSIIAVVVGLRVGIVNERLLLTIFPDLQAELMMKIGYLPDFILLPLLILYIREIFQSKELAWPARIATYAIPIFTIVIFATNVKVYDFLFQYGLWVIIGFGTFVIYLLFKNVFLQRKSGSFVMIVGGLAVLLTAINDTLRELDIIHSQEMLTTGVLIFILLQAFYLAWRYNDAFNRAVRLAQENEAMYEEIQVLNEDLERKIELRTLELTHANGELKRLVNTDPLTELPNRRCFDDRLQEEWNHSHVTKQPLSILLIDIDSFKSYNDFYGHLQGDESLKKVAEQLQRNVRSEVDMVARFGGEEFVVLLSNTDANKADRVAEQLRQAIENLQLRHNRSSVSDIITISVGVYSTIVTEDTTIEQIIMRADEALYVAKDKGRNCVQSYESWKMMTKVIAD, encoded by the coding sequence ATGATGTGTAAAACGAAATGGTTGCTACATATTTTTATTTTTCTAATCATGCTTAGTGTTTCACCGGAAGCTGTTCAAGGATCTACCTTACCAAAGGGTACATTTGATGCTACTAGTTGGGATTTCGAGCAGGACGGTCTTTTACGTTTACAGAGTGAATGGGAATTGTATCCGTCGCAGCTTATCGAACCAGACGCATTTGTAAATGGTACTGTTTCATCGACACCTATTTACATAACAACGCCAACAGATTTAACAAGTATTGTGCATGAGGGGGAGCGATTCCCAGCTGATGGCTACGGTACGCTTCATCTAAAAGTAAAGCTTGATCAATTGAAGGAAATTTACGGATTAAAAAATTTGTATATGTCTTCATCTTATAAAGTTTGGGTAAATGGAGAGTTGTTACAAACAGCTGGACAAGTAGCTAGAACTAAGGAAAACTATAAGCCATCGTATATGCCGATGGTAGCGATGTTTAAAACAGACGAAGAGATAATTGATATCGTCGTTCACATCTCTAACTTTCATCACCGTCGTGTCAGGCTAAGTACATTTTACTTAGGAACAGCTGATGCCATCAATGATCTCACAAACAAAGGAACTGTAAAGGACAGTGTATTATTTGGTAGTCTTGTTCTCATAAGTTTATATCATTTTATTTTGTATGTGCTGAGAAGAAATGAAAAAGTGTTTTTATATTTTTCTATCATTGCAGTCGTGGTCGGGTTACGAGTGGGAATTGTAAACGAGCGATTGCTACTTACTATATTTCCAGATTTACAAGCCGAACTGATGATGAAGATTGGCTACTTACCAGACTTTATTTTGCTACCATTGTTAATTTTATATATACGAGAAATATTTCAGTCAAAAGAACTAGCATGGCCAGCCCGAATTGCTACATACGCCATACCGATTTTTACGATAGTTATTTTTGCAACGAATGTAAAAGTCTATGATTTTCTGTTTCAATATGGTTTGTGGGTTATTATTGGATTTGGGACTTTTGTCATTTACTTACTTTTTAAAAATGTATTTTTGCAAAGAAAAAGCGGCTCGTTTGTTATGATTGTCGGTGGATTGGCGGTCCTACTCACAGCCATTAATGATACGCTGCGTGAGCTTGATATTATTCATTCACAAGAAATGCTCACAACCGGCGTTTTAATTTTTATACTTTTACAGGCCTTTTACTTAGCATGGCGCTATAATGATGCGTTTAATCGTGCAGTAAGATTAGCGCAAGAAAATGAAGCTATGTATGAAGAGATACAGGTGTTAAATGAAGATTTAGAGCGAAAAATAGAACTGAGAACTTTAGAATTAACACATGCAAATGGAGAACTAAAGAGATTAGTAAACACGGATCCTTTAACAGAGCTACCTAATCGTAGGTGTTTTGATGATAGACTACAAGAAGAATGGAATCATTCTCACGTGACTAAACAGCCACTATCCATTCTATTAATAGATATTGATAGTTTTAAAAGTTATAACGATTTCTATGGTCACCTACAAGGTGATGAATCTTTGAAAAAAGTTGCTGAGCAATTACAAAGGAATGTGAGAAGCGAAGTGGACATGGTCGCAAGATTCGGCGGAGAAGAATTTGTTGTATTACTTTCTAACACGGATGCAAATAAAGCGGATCGTGTAGCTGAGCAACTTCGACAAGCTATAGAAAACTTACAATTACGTCACAATCGCTCTAGCGTATCTGACATTATAACAATCAGTGTAGGAGTTTACTCGACTATTGTGACAGAAGATACAACAATCGAGCAAATCATTATGCGGGCTGATGAAGCGCTATATGTTGCAAAAGACAAAGGTAGAAACTGTGTTCAGAGTTATGAAAGCTGGAAAATGATGACTAAGGTTATCGCTGATTAA
- a CDS encoding type VII toxin-antitoxin system MntA family adenylyltransferase antitoxin — MDSKIEQIIMQHLIGKLSPTLIYVFGSTIKGTSRAQSDIDIAFLGNNMYDSYQLFIIGQELASKLGQEVDLIDLQKSSTVFQAQIVTTGKIIYCTDVNKKAQFEMKTLKMYAKLNEERAPVLESIEESGTIYEK, encoded by the coding sequence GTGGACAGTAAGATTGAACAAATCATAATGCAGCATTTAATCGGAAAATTGTCTCCCACTTTGATATATGTGTTTGGTTCTACAATCAAAGGAACCTCCCGTGCTCAAAGCGACATTGACATTGCTTTTCTAGGGAACAACATGTATGATTCTTATCAACTTTTTATAATTGGTCAGGAACTTGCTTCTAAATTAGGCCAAGAGGTAGATTTGATTGATTTGCAAAAATCAAGTACTGTTTTTCAAGCGCAAATTGTAACAACTGGTAAAATCATTTACTGTACGGATGTAAATAAAAAAGCCCAATTTGAAATGAAAACATTAAAAATGTACGCCAAATTAAATGAAGAACGGGCTCCTGTCTTAGAAAGTATTGAGGAGAGCGGGACAATATATGAAAAATGA
- a CDS encoding glutaredoxin family protein: protein MTKPIIIYSTNDCVECEFVKKMLQEEGIAFVVRNISTSEQYKKEVEQYGFLGVPVIVKGNKAVKGLNQELINLLKEA from the coding sequence ATGACGAAACCTATAATTATTTATTCTACTAACGATTGTGTAGAATGTGAATTTGTCAAAAAAATGCTACAAGAGGAAGGGATAGCATTTGTAGTTAGAAATATTTCCACTAGCGAGCAATACAAAAAAGAAGTAGAACAATACGGATTTCTCGGTGTACCTGTCATTGTTAAAGGAAACAAAGCAGTAAAAGGACTAAACCAAGAGCTAATCAATCTACTCAAGGAAGCATAG